From Mobula birostris isolate sMobBir1 unplaced genomic scaffold, sMobBir1.hap1 scaffold_296, whole genome shotgun sequence, a single genomic window includes:
- the kiaa1143 gene encoding uncharacterized protein KIAA1143 homolog: MSRKNNVSFVKPEPAFIRRFKEGVGYSPGPTVKTKKQQLAPVDSDSGPSDAEDEQPQVVVLRQGDLTAEEAAKFKQNTESSEKSENLQPDGGKIVFRKPSKRSSDNKVTGMFTTSSKKKKEDASDQTEFKSSGNKSKQVKNSSLLSFGSDDDE, translated from the exons ATGAGCCGAAAGAATAATGTGTCGTTCGTGAAGCCGGAGCCTGCCTTCATCCGCAGGTTCAAGGAGGGTGTTGGCTATTCGCCAGGACCGACCGTGAAGACCAAG AAGCAGCAGCTTGCTCCAGTTGACAGTGACAGTGGGCCAAGCGATGCAGAAGATGAGCAGCCGCAAGTAGTCGTGCTCCGTCAGGGAGATCTGACTGCTGAAGAAGCAGCGAAGTTCAAACAGAACACAGAAAGTTCAGAGAAAT CTGAAAATTTACAGCCAGATGGTGGAAAGATTGTGTTTAGGAAGCCATCAAAGCGATCCTCGGATAATAAAGTCACAGGAATGTTCACCACATCAAGCAAAAAGAAGAAGGAAGACGCTAGTGACCAAACAGAATTTAAAAGTTCGGGAAATAAATCCAAGCAAGTCAAGAACAGCAGTTTGCTTTCATTTGGGTCTGATGATGATGAATAG